In Aedes albopictus strain Foshan chromosome 3, AalbF5, whole genome shotgun sequence, the following are encoded in one genomic region:
- the LOC134291003 gene encoding G patch domain-containing protein 8-like yields MGGMGTVTGAHDEFAELFTTVLEIGVDVELEGAVTDAQTSDTAGCISDRFSDVKANGSPPEQQQQQSEQFPPFPPGYKGNGATAPRLIRESDGKANGSPPEQQQQQQSEHSLPLHQGIKGKVQPHHGSFVSRTARRTGRLLSSSSSSNPSIPSLSTRSDGKANGSPPEQQQQQQSEHSLPLHQGIKGKVQPHHGSFVSRTARRTGRLLSSSSSSNPSIPSLSTRSDGKANGSPPEQQQQQQSEHSLPLHQGIKGKVQPHHGSFVSRTARRTGRLLSSSSSSNPSIPSLSTRSDGKANGSPPEQQQQQQSEHSLPLHQGIKGKVQPHHGSFVSRTARRTGRLLSSSSSSNPSIPSLSTRSDGKANGSPPEQQQQQQSEHSLPLHQGIKGKVQPHHGSFVSRTARRTGRLLSSSSSSNPSIPSLSTRSDGKANGSPPEQQQQQQSEHSLPLHQGIKGKVQPHHGSFVSRTARRTGRLLSSSSSSNPSIPSLSTRSDGKANGSPPEQQQQQQSEHSLPLHQGIKGKVQPHHGSFVSRTARRTGRLLSSSSSSNPSIPSLSTRSDGKANGSPPEQQQQQQSEHSLPLHQGIKGKVQPHHGSFVSRTARRTGRLLSSSSSSNPSIPSLSTRSDGKANGSPPEQQQQQQSEHSLPLHQGIKGKVQPHHGSFVSRTARRTGRLLSSSSSSNPSIPSLSTRSDGKANGSPPEQQQQQQSEHSLPLHQGIKGKVQPHHGSFVSRTARRTGRLLSSSSSSNPSIPSLSTRSDGKANGSPPEQQQQQQSEHSLPLHQGIKGKVQPHHGSFVSRTARRTGRLLSSSSSSNPSIPSLSTRSDGKANGSPPEQQQQQQSEHSLPLHQGIKGKVQPHHGSFVSRTARRTGRLLSSSSSSNPSIPSLSTRSDGKANGSPPEQQQQQQSEHSLPLHQGIKGTVQPHHGSFVSRTARRTGRLLSSSSSSLSLPLTL; encoded by the exons TCGGACGTCAAAGCGAACGGGTCGCCTCctgaacagcagcagcagcaatccgagCAATTCCCTCCCTTTCCACCAGGGTATAAAGGGAACGGTGCAACCGCACCACGGCTCATTCGTGAGTCGGACGGCAAGGCGAACGGGTCGCctcctgagcagcagcagcagcagcaatccgagCATTCCCTCCCTCTCCACCAGGGTATAAAAGGGAAGGTGCAACCGCACCACGGCTCATTCGTGAGTCGGACGGCAAGGCGAACGGGTCGCctcctgagcagcagcagcagcagcaatccgagCATTCCCTCCCTCTCCACCAGG TCGGACGGCAAGGCGAACGGGTCGCctcctgagcagcagcagcagcagcaatccgagCATTCCCTCCCTCTCCACCAGGGTATAAAAGGGAAGGTGCAACCGCACCACGGCTCATTCGTGAGTCGGACGGCAAGGCGAACGGGTCGCctcctgagcagcagcagcagcagcaatccgagCATTCCCTCCCTCTCCACCAGG TCGGACGGCAAGGCGAACGGGTCGCctcctgagcagcagcagcagcagcaatccgagCATTCCCTCCCTCTCCACCAGGGTATAAAAGGGAAGGTGCAACCGCACCACGGCTCATTCGTGAGTCGGACGGCAAGGCGAACGGGTCGCctcctgagcagcagcagcagcagcaatccgagCATTCCCTCCCTCTCCACCAGG TCGGACGGCAAGGCGAACGGGTCGCctcctgagcagcagcagcagcagcaatccgagCATTCCCTCCCTCTCCACCAGGGTATAAAAGGGAAGGTGCAACCGCACCACGGCTCATTCGTGAGTCGGACGGCAAGGCGAACGGGTCGCctcctgagcagcagcagcagcagcaatccgagCATTCCCTCCCTCTCCACCAGG TCGGACGGCAAGGCGAACGGGTCGCctcctgagcagcagcagcagcagcaatccgagCATTCCCTCCCTCTCCACCAGGGTATAAAAGGGAAGGTGCAACCGCACCACGGCTCATTCGTGAGTCGGACGGCAAGGCGAACGGGTCGCctcctgagcagcagcagcagcagcaatccgagCATTCCCTCCCTCTCCACCAGG TCGGACGGCAAGGCGAACGGGTCGCctcctgagcagcagcagcagcagcaatccgagCATTCCCTCCCTCTCCACCAGGGTATAAAAGGGAAGGTGCAACCGCACCACGGCTCATTCGTGAGTCGGACGGCAAGGCGAACGGGTCGCctcctgagcagcagcagcagcagcaatccgagCATTCCCTCCCTCTCCACCAGG TCGGACGGCAAGGCGAACGGGTCGCctcctgagcagcagcagcagcagcaatccgagCATTCCCTCCCTCTCCACCAGGGTATAAAAGGGAAGGTGCAACCGCACCACGGCTCATTCGTGAGTCGGACGGCAAGGCGAACGGGTCGCctcctgagcagcagcagcagcagcaatccgagCATTCCCTCCCTCTCCACCAGG TCGGACGGCAAGGCGAACGGGTCGCctcctgagcagcagcagcagcagcaatccgagCATTCCCTCCCTCTCCACCAGGGTATAAAAGGGAAGGTGCAACCGCACCACGGCTCATTCGTGAGTCGGACGGCAAGGCGAACGGGTCGCctcctgagcagcagcagcagcagcaatccgagCATTCCCTCCCTCTCCACCAGG TCGGACGGCAAGGCGAACGGGTCGCctcctgagcagcagcagcagcagcaatccgagCATTCCCTCCCTCTCCACCAGGGTATAAAAGGGAAGGTGCAACCGCACCACGGCTCATTCGTGAGTCGGACGGCAAGGCGAACGGGTCGCctcctgagcagcagcagcagcagcaatccgagCATTCCCTCCCTCTCCACCAGG TCGGACGGCAAGGCGAACGGGTCGCctcctgagcagcagcagcagcagcaatccgagCATTCCCTCCCTCTCCACCAGGGTATAAAAGGGAAGGTGCAACCGCACCACGGCTCATTCGTGAGTCGGACGGCAAGGCGAACGGGTCGCctcctgagcagcagcagcagcagcaatccgagCATTCCCTCCCTCTCCACCAGG TCGGACGGCAAGGCGAACGGGTCGCctcctgagcagcagcagcagcagcaatccgagCATTCCCTCCCTCTCCACCAGGGTATAAAAGGGAAGGTGCAACCGCACCACGGCTCATTCGTGAGTCGGACGGCAAGGCGAACGGGTCGCctcctgagcagcagcagcagcagcaatccgagCATTCCCTCCCTCTCCACCAGG TCGGACGGCAAGGCGAACGGGTCGCctcctgagcagcagcagcagcagcaatccgagCATTCCCTCCCTCTCCACCAGGGTATAAAAGGGAAGGTGCAACCGCACCACGGCTCATTCGTGAGTCGGACGGCAAGGCGAACGGGTCGCctcctgagcagcagcagcagcagcaatccgagCATTCCCTCCCTCTCCACCAGG TCGGACGGCAAGGCGAACGGGTCGCctcctgagcagcagcagcagcagcaatccgagCATTCCCTCCCTCTCCACCAGGGTATAAAGGGAACGGTGCAACCGCACCACGGCTCATTCGTGAGTCGGACGGCAAGGCGAACGGGTCGCctcctgagcagcagcagcagcagcctgaGCCTTCCCCTCACCCTGTGA